GCCATAAATCCCGCAGGAGCGATTAAATACTAAGAACCATAGGTTTCGAAGCTGGAATTACAAAAGCTTGATCTTCCTATTTTGAGCTTCcctattttcaagaaatgtactatttttcgatattgcctctctctttccttttccttctccttttctcttttcttgaCTTTCCCTTCCTAGATTTTTCCcgcttaatttaattaatctctttagattaattataaatcctTATAAGCCAATACAATttgagtattattaaaattatattccgtcccatacagcacaatgtccaaaatcggggcATAAAACGTCTTGACCCTAGCGAGCCACACTTTATTCCAtcattttcattctaattaatatttttatgtaatataagaATTGAAAATACAGAGTCTGAATAGTTCATgataaactttttataaggaaactagaaaattatgttattatatgaaaactagaaaaccgaaaaacGTTTAGCGGTCCACTGGACCGGAAAGTAGGGTTAAAGATGTCATTAGGACGTcttatgtttttcttttggACATTGTGTTGTTTGGAgtgtatatacaataaaattctctaattaatatatttttaataagttataatataattaatgggAAAAGtacttgtatacatatatcgctTTAATATATCTGCAAATATCGAATCCAGATAAATGTAGGtgtctattattatatatctatcttGCAGCTTTTGTAAAcgtaattcatataaaatgaataataaatcttcAATTCTCGTCTTATTCTTATCGCTAATCGTTCGTAGAACGTTATTAAACTCACCgatgaaaaggaaaaagatgaGCAACCCGAGTTCCCTCATGGAGGCCTTGAGGGTCCGCCCGAGGATCTGGAGGCCTTTACTGTGCCTGGATAACTTGAATATCCGGAACACTCGGACCAGCCTGATCACCCTGAGTATCGCCAAGGACATCGCCTGGTTCGTACTTTTGTCCTGCGGGCTTACCGGCGCCTTGGGTAAATTCAGCGTGTCCTCCTCCTCGGCCACCACCGTGGCGAGGGTGATGAAATATGGAATGATCGCGATGATGTCGATGATGTTCATTACGTCACGGAAGAAGTTGAATTTATTTGGGCAGGCGAGGAAGCGCACTGTTAACTCGAACGTGAACCAGATGATACAGATAGTCTCTATTAGGAAGAACGGGTCCGTGATGTCCGGCACTTCGTCCTCCTCGATTTTCGTGCCATTCGTCGTCGTGTTGAAGACCTTGTAGTGCTTGAACTCGGGTAGCGTCTCCAAACAGAAGATCACGATCGACAGGAGGATCACGAAGACGGAGATTATGGCGACCACTCGGGCACCCTGCGAGCTTTCCGGATATTCGAACAGGAGCCAGACCTTCCTCTGAAACTCGTGCGACGGCAGCggcttctcctcctccttaATGAAGCCCTCGTCCTCCCTGTTTGGTCGATTGTTACTTCATTAGTACCGCAATACTGGCTTACTCCTCTTAAGTTTTCTATAGACTATGCTTGTATCTGTATTTGCGGTGATACACAATGTTTATACAAGTTCTCTTTGAGAGTCTACAGAAACAAAGTTTGGATACAAAATGCAGCTAGAATCTCTTATAGAACTAAATGTCTAGAAACAAGTTCACTTtaaattggtaaaaaaaaaacaatctatACATCGAAGTAAAAAGATGTAATCCGTTTCGAGAAGactatagatataaaaatatttgatgttAGGAAACGAAGATGTTTGTAGACTCAAGGATTTATAGAGAATCGAGGAATCTGACGTTTACACCAACTTTAATTGCAATAACTGAGTTACGCGCGCGAAATCCCTGAGAACCAGACAGCCGACGGTTCGTACCTGAACTTGTTGGTAGCCATCTCGCCCAGCTCGTAGAACTTGATTTCTTCGGAGAAGACATCGAGCGGGACGTTGACCGGGCGGCGTAGGCGGCCGCCGCTCTGATAGTAGTAGAGTATGGCATCGAAGGAAGGTCGATTCCGATCGAAAAAGTATTCGTTGCGCAGTGGATCGAAGTATCGGAGCCGCCGTGTCGGATCGCCGAGCAGCGTGTCCGGAAATTGGTTCAGCGTACGCAGCTGTGTTTCAAACCGTAGCCCGCTCACCTGTCGATTGCAATAATCGATTATTGGTACGGTGGCGCCACGCTGGGCGGGGCGCACCGTTCGAGCGATTAATTGGAACGGGGGGCGGGTGATTGTCGGGGGGTTGCTCGTTTCACAAAGGGACTAACGTATTATCAGGGATTGTCACATCGATCGTGAGTGGGCCACCAAACGGTGATGTTAACTTATGTTCAGTAGTCTGATAATTTTAAGgttctcaaaatttttaggaaatacatatattatacatattatatattatattatattatattaatatatgttagtACCAATGTTCAAGGTACCTTTTGTCAATGCCCCAAGTCTATGACCAAATCGAGAATTTATATTGATGATAAACAACGCATTTACCAGGAAAGATTCACACAATGGAGCCATAACATTGGAAAactatagaattaaatatttgctacGTAGAATGGTATGGAGCTAGTctgaaaagatatttttaatcttgaaGGATACGTTGAATCAACAACTCTACTACTAAGAAATTGTGATATTGCGAGAACAAAAATATGTCTGAATAATGAATTATAAGATAAAGAACGAAAGAATCTAGAACCGTATTTGAGTGAACTATAATCGACTTAGTATTAATTTGAAGACAAACAAcagaattaatttctcttctaatatttttgcacaaaatgttgcaagtttttaattaattacttaatgaGGAACACATAAAGATTTCGGTAATTTTTGTTCAACAATAACGAGTCGATGAAGTCATTTATTCTTGGAGAACCGAATACACGagaaaaatcaaaacttatattCACAGTGAAACGgaaataaagagaagaaatgaaagaaaacagaaagaaaaaaagtaaaggcAGCAAAATGTAAATCCAGCAACGAACGTATTTCCGCTCTGTATGAACCTGTATTTCGTGAATAAAATTACGCTCAAGGATCAACGAGTAGGAAAGATAACCATTGCATGGCCCATTCGTCATAAAGGAACAACGTGCCTTCACAAAAGGAGATCAAAAGCACTTTTATCACTATgaagggaaaaaaattaaaatatattatttagataatGTTCGATTACATTTTAACGCTTTTAATATTCTGCTCTTAATCGACAGAGAATGGAAGgcatatatgttatatattagaGTGCACGTTGCACGCCGATTCTTACACCCACACGCTTCACCCACGCGTACGTCATGCGGCGTGCTTTGACCTCCGTCGAGGTTCACGTGCCCACCACGTTGAGACAAAGGggggaaaaaaggagaaaaaaattgagtgAAATGCATCGATTGAATCGATTGTTGTAATTGGCGCAATGCAGTCGTGTCATCCGCGCGCGAGGACAGATAATTCCGTTCACACAATATAACCTTGATTCTATATCGCCTCCGATTCCAAGACGAACTTGGATGACCGCCAAAACGCAGTCTGTAGGTCACTTCATGTCTTGAGACTAATCTCacttcgtgaaaaaaaaagaaagaaaaaaagacagaaaagGAAGCGTGTGAATGCCGAACCGGACTGGAATTACCTACGTAATAAACGTACGCGGTAATTCATAGTGATAAAAGAGAACTTGTTACAGAAAACGACGAGAGAGCAAAAGAAAACAGATTAgagaacaatatatattaaaaatggaattatatttacatatgaGAGATCAGTAGCATATTTTACTGCCTTTGCCTTGGGAACCGTCGAATCTAGGATTTACGGCACCAAGAATTCGCGAGAGATTAAAGATCCGTGGTGCCAAGGCTCCGTAAAGACGAAACTTTTTTGGCATTCGGAGCCGGAGTCATTTTTCACCTCCGAGAATCGGTGGCGCCAATGGTAATAAAGAGCCAAAAAGTTTTTAACATGTCTCTTTAAGAATTCTTTAACCTGacacaaaacaaaaaaaatattataatgtaaggaatatattttctctcagAGCGACGAGACGCGCTGCGATACGTCAATTGGTGAGGTCATTTGCATGACTGTTCGTCATTCTGGAAGTATCGTGGAAAGGCGGCGGGATGCGAGATTCGAAACGGTTAAAATGCCAAAATTCTCACTCACGTTGATGACGACCCTTTCGCAGAAGTCATGATCGTGCGGTATGGGTTCGAAGTGTGTGACGCCTGTGTATTGGGTGTGGGGGTTCGTCCCATCCTCGTCCTGGCTGCTGAGTTTCGGCAGCGATCTATAATAATCATAGTCATAACGTCGTTAATAACTCTCTGACAGCACGTTCGAGAAGTTATACCGCGCACCGTTATTTCAGTATTCACCTGACACATACATGACGTACAGCCTTATAGATCAGAGGAAGAATTCTCTCATAGAAATTACTACATTACGCTAGATTAGAAAGAAATTCATACGCTGATCTTAGTCTGAAGTagtctaataaaatttgtacagCGCATACAGAACCATTCCAGGACCGTCACTAAATGTGGCGCACAAGAATTTATtagattgaaatattttttacattaggAGACCgtaagttaaaattatagatttaataaagttataaatcgTAGATTAGATTAAAATTGTCGAAATTCTGTTGATACACTGTTTGAACTTTCTgttgatttttcattttatcataaatattaaatagttcGTCTGTACTATACAGGgtgcttaaaaaaaatgttaacacTTGTATGGCAGTAACTTTTTTAGAGAAACAGAACTGGGGTAACGCAAGATATCATAGTAACAAATGAGTCTCCACTTGTTCACCATCATTGCAATGTGCAAGATCTCAAATgtgcaaaattac
This sequence is a window from Temnothorax longispinosus isolate EJ_2023e chromosome 11, Tlon_JGU_v1, whole genome shotgun sequence. Protein-coding genes within it:
- the Shaker gene encoding potassium voltage-gated channel protein Shaker isoform X2 — its product is MGGPGAGRVTRHELNAVPQSHVGHGERVLGEPPAPGCRCHPPERSSGSAVRHSSAQQQQQHQQQLPPSPPPLISLHLGTGNGTACAVISGNNNPAITMNPSDGKAKKAAAMSSPPKHRRGFDPNDPVEFHRYNRRVKTKQRSLPKLSSQDEDGTNPHTQYTGVTHFEPIPHDHDFCERVVINVSGLRFETQLRTLNQFPDTLLGDPTRRLRYFDPLRNEYFFDRNRPSFDAILYYYQSGGRLRRPVNVPLDVFSEEIKFYELGEMATNKFREDEGFIKEEEKPLPSHEFQRKVWLLFEYPESSQGARVVAIISVFVILLSIVIFCLETLPEFKHYKVFNTTTNGTKIEEDEVPDITDPFFLIETICIIWFTFELTVRFLACPNKFNFFRDVMNIIDIIAIIPYFITLATVVAEEEDTLNLPKAPVSPQDKSTNQAMSLAILRVIRLVRVFRIFKLSRHSKGLQILGRTLKASMRELGLLIFFLFIGVVLFSSAVYFAEAGTQDSFFKSIPDAFWWAVVTMTTVGYGDMRPVGVWGKIVGSLCAIAGVLTIALPVPVIVSNFNYFYHRETDQEEMQSQNFNHVTSCPYLPGTLGLKKISMSESSSDIMELEEGTLFTHPEITKKSNCNPRHNNNINPACMSIETDV
- the Shaker gene encoding potassium voltage-gated channel protein Shaker isoform X6, which gives rise to MICIMVYHTLHMLQIRVDPRTEFNQRSLPKLSSQDEDGTNPHTQYTGVTHFEPIPHDHDFCERVVINVSGLRFETQLRTLNQFPDTLLGDPTRRLRYFDPLRNEYFFDRNRPSFDAILYYYQSGGRLRRPVNVPLDVFSEEIKFYELGEMATNKFREDEGFIKEEEKPLPSHEFQRKVWLLFEYPESSQGARVVAIISVFVILLSIVIFCLETLPEFKHYKVFNTTTNGTKIEEDEVPDITDPFFLIETICIIWFTFELTVRFLACPNKFNFFRDVMNIIDIIAIIPYFITLATVVAEEEDTLNLPKAPVSPQDKSTNQAMSLAILRVIRLVRVFRIFKLSRHSKGLQILGRTLKASMRELGLLIFFLFIGVVLFSSAVYFAEAGSENSFFKSIPDAFWWAVVTMTTVGYGDMTPVGVWGKIVGSLCAIAGVLTIALPVPVIVSNFNYFYHRETDQEEMQSQNFNHVTSCPYLPGTLGLKKISMSESSSDIMELEEGTLFTHPEITKKSNCNPRHNNNINPACMSIETDV
- the Shaker gene encoding potassium voltage-gated channel protein Shaker isoform X4; the encoded protein is MHAGMRSTFLGMRMFPRRKRKSPERGKRSLPKLSSQDEDGTNPHTQYTGVTHFEPIPHDHDFCERVVINVSGLRFETQLRTLNQFPDTLLGDPTRRLRYFDPLRNEYFFDRNRPSFDAILYYYQSGGRLRRPVNVPLDVFSEEIKFYELGEMATNKFREDEGFIKEEEKPLPSHEFQRKVWLLFEYPESSQGARVVAIISVFVILLSIVIFCLETLPEFKHYKVFNTTTNGTKIEEDEVPDITDPFFLIETICIIWFTFELTVRFLACPNKFNFFRDVMNIIDIIAIIPYFITLATVVAEEEDTLNLPKAPVSPQDKSTNQAMSLAILRVIRLVRVFRIFKLSRHSKGLQILGRTLKASMRELGLLIFFLFIGVVLFSSAVYFAEAGSENSFFKSIPDAFWWAVVTMTTVGYGDMTPVGVWGKIVGSLCAIAGVLTIALPVPVIVSNFNYFYHRETDQEEMQSQNFNHVTSCPYLPGTLGLKKISMSESSSDIMELEEGTLFTHPEITKKSNCNPRHNNNINPACMSIETDV
- the Shaker gene encoding potassium voltage-gated channel protein Shaker isoform X1 — its product is MGGPGAGRVTRHELNAVPQSHVGHGERVLGEPPAPGCRCHPPERSSGSAVRHSSAQQQQQHQQQLPPSPPPLISLHLGTGNGTACAVISGNNNPAITMNPSDGKAKKAAAMSSPPKHRRGFDPNDPVEFHRYNRRVKTKQRSLPKLSSQDEDGTNPHTQYTGVTHFEPIPHDHDFCERVVINVSGLRFETQLRTLNQFPDTLLGDPTRRLRYFDPLRNEYFFDRNRPSFDAILYYYQSGGRLRRPVNVPLDVFSEEIKFYELGEMATNKFREDEGFIKEEEKPLPSHEFQRKVWLLFEYPESSQGARVVAIISVFVILLSIVIFCLETLPEFKHYKVFNTTTNGTKIEEDEVPDITDPFFLIETICIIWFTFELTVRFLACPNKFNFFRDVMNIIDIIAIIPYFITLATVVAEEEDTLNLPKAPVSPQDKSTNQAMSLAILRVIRLVRVFRIFKLSRHSKGLQILGRTLKASMRELGLLIFFLFIGVVLFSSAVYFAEAGSENSFFKSIPDAFWWAVVTMTTVGYGDMTPVGVWGKIVGSLCAIAGVLTIALPVPVIVSNFNYFYHRETDQEEMQSQNFNHVTSCPYLPGTLGLKKISMSESSSDIMELEEGTLFTHPEITKKSNCNPRHNNNINPACMSIETDV
- the Shaker gene encoding potassium voltage-gated channel protein Shaker isoform X5, encoding MAAVAGIYGISDERHIRYSDHRQRDQVSLPKLSSQDEDGTNPHTQYTGVTHFEPIPHDHDFCERVVINVSGLRFETQLRTLNQFPDTLLGDPTRRLRYFDPLRNEYFFDRNRPSFDAILYYYQSGGRLRRPVNVPLDVFSEEIKFYELGEMATNKFREDEGFIKEEEKPLPSHEFQRKVWLLFEYPESSQGARVVAIISVFVILLSIVIFCLETLPEFKHYKVFNTTTNGTKIEEDEVPDITDPFFLIETICIIWFTFELTVRFLACPNKFNFFRDVMNIIDIIAIIPYFITLATVVAEEEDTLNLPKAPVSPQDKSTNQAMSLAILRVIRLVRVFRIFKLSRHSKGLQILGRTLKASMRELGLLIFFLFIGVVLFSSAVYFAEAGSENSFFKSIPDAFWWAVVTMTTVGYGDMTPVGVWGKIVGSLCAIAGVLTIALPVPVIVSNFNYFYHRETDQEEMQSQNFNHVTSCPYLPGTLGLKKISMSESSSDIMELEEGTLFTHPEITKKSNCNPRHNNNINPACMSIETDV
- the Shaker gene encoding potassium voltage-gated channel protein Shaker isoform X7, with amino-acid sequence MQMILVAGGSLPKLSSQDEDGTNPHTQYTGVTHFEPIPHDHDFCERVVINVSGLRFETQLRTLNQFPDTLLGDPTRRLRYFDPLRNEYFFDRNRPSFDAILYYYQSGGRLRRPVNVPLDVFSEEIKFYELGEMATNKFREDEGFIKEEEKPLPSHEFQRKVWLLFEYPESSQGARVVAIISVFVILLSIVIFCLETLPEFKHYKVFNTTTNGTKIEEDEVPDITDPFFLIETICIIWFTFELTVRFLACPNKFNFFRDVMNIIDIIAIIPYFITLATVVAEEEDTLNLPKAPVSPQDKSTNQAMSLAILRVIRLVRVFRIFKLSRHSKGLQILGRTLKASMRELGLLIFFLFIGVVLFSSAVYFAEAGSENSFFKSIPDAFWWAVVTMTTVGYGDMTPVGVWGKIVGSLCAIAGVLTIALPVPVIVSNFNYFYHRETDQEEMQSQNFNHVTSCPYLPGTLGLKKISMSESSSDIMELEEGTLFTHPEITKKSNCNPRHNNNINPACMSIETDV
- the Shaker gene encoding potassium voltage-gated channel protein Shaker isoform X3, giving the protein MWQSGGMGTHAANNPWMKLMGIVTHKERRHHESAAAAAAASGVQGSATTGSNDRTLNQSLPKLSSQDEDGTNPHTQYTGVTHFEPIPHDHDFCERVVINVSGLRFETQLRTLNQFPDTLLGDPTRRLRYFDPLRNEYFFDRNRPSFDAILYYYQSGGRLRRPVNVPLDVFSEEIKFYELGEMATNKFREDEGFIKEEEKPLPSHEFQRKVWLLFEYPESSQGARVVAIISVFVILLSIVIFCLETLPEFKHYKVFNTTTNGTKIEEDEVPDITDPFFLIETICIIWFTFELTVRFLACPNKFNFFRDVMNIIDIIAIIPYFITLATVVAEEEDTLNLPKAPVSPQDKSTNQAMSLAILRVIRLVRVFRIFKLSRHSKGLQILGRTLKASMRELGLLIFFLFIGVVLFSSAVYFAEAGSENSFFKSIPDAFWWAVVTMTTVGYGDMTPVGVWGKIVGSLCAIAGVLTIALPVPVIVSNFNYFYHRETDQEEMQSQNFNHVTSCPYLPGTLGLKKISMSESSSDIMELEEGTLFTHPEITKKSNCNPRHNNNINPACMSIETDV